The Horticoccus luteus DNA window CCCGTCCTTGCGCGCCTCAAACGGATAAACCGGCCCCACCTGCGAACGCGTCCGCGGCGCATGATCGAGCGCCACGGGCATCACCGGTCCGCCCACGTCTGAAAATCCCGAGCTTTCTCCGTGCCCCGGACCAAACGTCCCAGCCGGAATGCGAATGAGTTTGGCCTGCGACGCGGGCGGAGAAGGGATCGTTGGAATCACTATATCATTGGGTTTCGGCGGACGCAGCGCCTCTTCGGTGTGCGGCAGCGCCACGTCCGGCTTCCCTCCGCCGCCCGAATTCTCCGCGTCCACTGGAATCGGCTCATCAAAAATCGGCGCCGGTTTCAACTCCATCACCGGCGGATCGACGGGCCTTTCCGATGGCGGACGGGATGGGGAGCGAAACCCAAACAGCAGCGCCAAGTGCAGCGCCGCAGCAATACCAATGGGCCAGGCGAAGTGTCGTTTCATAGTGTGGCTGGGGTTACCAATACCACGCGCGGCACCACGCGTTCTTACGGATTTTCGGTGAAAACTATACGTTTTTTTGGAGTGTCACCACAGCGCAAAACGGCGCCAAGCTTGGACTCCCTCCTCTAGCGCGCCCCGGCGCACACCGCACGCACATGGTCGCGCAACCAGCGATGTCCGTGATCGGCATCAAGCCGCGGATGCCAGAGCATGGAAACGGTGAATTCGGGTGTCGAAACAGGCAGGAGGAAACTGTGCAGGCCCTCTCGAAGATTGCCCGTGTGGCGTTCGGGAACGGTGGCGATCAAGTCCGACGTCCGCGCGAGGGCGACGGCGGTCGCGAAGCCGGCTACAAGAGACACCACGATCTTTCGTTTCAGCTCGAGATGCGCCAACGCGAGATCGATCGCGTCGCGGTTAATGTCGCGCGATACCCCGATGTGGCGGCCTGCGGCGTAACGCACCGGCGTGATCTTGCCTTTGCTCAACGCGTGGCCTTTCGCCACCACGCCGAGGTACCGATCGCGGAAAAGCGTCTGCGTTCGCAATTCCGGGCTCGTCGTCGATTCCAACACGCCGGTCTCCAGATCGACGGCTCCTTCGCGCAATGGCGTGCTGTCTTTGTCTGGCTTCGGCACGAAGCGCAGTTGCACACCCGGGGCCTCGCCGCTCACCCGGGCGATCAGCGCCGGGCCGAAGTTTTCCACGAAACCCTCACTCGTGCGCAACGTGAAGGTGCGCACGAGCTGCGGCACGTCCAGCTTTCCAATCGGCCGCAAGGCCGCTTCGCTTTCCTGCACCAGTTGCCCCACGCGGGTGCGCAGTTCGACCGCGCGAGGTGTTCTACGCTTTTGTCGGAACGGGGCAGGTGGGCGATATGCCACGCAGCACCGCGACAGCCTACGCCCGCTTGCTCGACCTCGCGCATCGAGCATCCGACGGCGAAACCCTCCAAGCTCTCACGCAGGTGGGGCCGCCGCCGTTCAAGAACATGAAACAGGTCGCCTCGTTCTTTGAGCGGATGGGAAAATACCAACCGGCCGCCGACGCCGTGGCCTTGAACTCTCTGAAACAAAGCCTGCTTTCTCCGCCTCCTGACTACTCCCTGCGTGATGACGTCAACCGCGCCAGAGGTTTTATGGCGGTGCCGCCTTGGTCTCTCTACAATGACCTTCTGAATACCAAGCTCACCGCGCTAGGTCCTGATTTTGACCTCCCGGTGTTCGTCATTCAAGGAGCCGATGACATGGTCACCCCGGTCGGGCTCACCCGGGAGTTCTTCGAGTCCATTCACGCGCCACGCAAAGAGATGGTCACCATTCCCAACGCCGGACACTTCGCCGTCTGGAGTCACGCGGATTTGTTTTTGAATGAACTGGTGAAGCACGTTCGACCACTCGCCGGGTAATCACGGCCCACTCGCATCCACGTCAGCGCACCCGCCCGAAAGGTCGGGCGCGGCTCACTCCGCCGTCCACTTGAAAATCGTTGTCGAGAGCGGTGGCAGCGTGAGTTCGAGCGACTGGCTGTAGCCATCGCAGCCGACCTCCTCCGCCATTCGGCCGCCGCCATTGCCGAGCCCCGTGCCGCCGTAATATTCACTATTGCTGTTGATCACCTCGCGCCAGAAACCGCGCCGTGGCACGCCTACCCGGTAAGGTGCGCGGGTTGCTCCACTGAAATGGCCTACGACGAGTAGTAACGTGCGCTCGTCCTCGGCGATACGCAGATACGCGATCACCTGCGCATCGGCGTCGGTGCAGGAAACCCAGCGAAAGCCCTGCGGCGTGAGGTCGCGTTGCCCCAGCGCCGCCTCGTCGCGATAGAGGCGATTCAGATCGCGCACGAGCAGCCGGATGCCTTCGTGATCCGGAAACTGGCACAGGTGCCAGTCGAGGCTGGCGTCGTGATTCCACTCGTGCGACTGGCCGAAGTCGCACCCCATGAACAACAGCTTCTTGCCCGGATACGCCCAGACATGAGCATATAGCGCCCGCAGGTTGGCCGCCTTCTGCGGGATGTGCCACGCGCCCATTTTGTAGAGCATCGAGCCTTTCCCGTGCACCACTTCGTCGTGCGAATAGACCGAGATAAAGTTTTCCGCATATTGATACAGCATGCCGAACGTAAGGTCATTCTGGTGCCATTTCCGGTGCGCGGGCTCGCGGCTGAAGTAGCTCAACGTGTCGTGCATTAACCCCATGTTCCACTTGAAGTCGAAGCCCAGTCCGCCCTCGCTGGTCGGCCGGCTCACCTGCGGAAACGACGTCGATTCCTCCGCTATCATCAGCACGCCCGGATGGTAGCGCCGCACAAGATCGTTGGTGGTTTTAAGAAATTCGATCGCTTCCAGATTTTCCCGTCCTCCGAACCGGTTGGGCAACCACTCCCCGGCTTTGCGGGAGTAATCGAGATAGAGCATCGACGCCACCGCGTCCACGCGCAGCCCGTCCACATGGTATCGCTCGCACCACGCCAGGGCGCTCGCGGTGAGAAAGCAGCGCACTTCGTTGCGCCCGTAATTAAAGATCAGCGTGCCCCAATCCATGTGCGCGCCCTGCCGCGGATCCGCATGTTCGTACACGTGCGTCCCATCGAATTCCGCCAGCGCGAAGCTATCGCGCGGAAAATGCGCGGGCACCCAGTCGAGGATGACGCCGATGCCGCGCTGATGCAGGTGATCCACGAACCAGGCAAAATCCTCCGGCCGCCCGAACCGGTGCGTCGGCGCGAAGAATCCCGTGACCTGATACCCCCACGAGCCGCTGAACGGATACTCCGCCACGGGCAGCACCTCGATGTGCGTGTAGCCCATTTCCGTCACGTAATCGCCGAGCGCCACCGCGAGTTCGCGATAAGTCAGAGGCCGGTTGTTGTCCTCCGGTTTCCGACGCCACGAACCCAGATGCACTTCGTAGATGGAGATCGGCCGGTCGAGTCGGCCCGCCTGCGCCCGGCGCGCTGCCAACCACGCGTCGTCGCCCCACGCAAACCGATCGACATCGCACACGATCGCCGCGTTGTTCGGCGCGGGCTCGAAATACGTGCCATACGGATCAGTCTTCATCCGCGTGCGCCCTGCCTGATCGCGCACGGAGAATTTATACAGCTCTCCCGCCGCGAGCCCCGGCACAAACAACTCCCACACGCCCGACGAGCCGAGCGGCCGCATCGGATGATAACGCGCATCCCAGCCGTTGAAGTTGCCCAGCAGCGAGACCTGTTTCGCCGCCGGTGCCCACACCGCAAAAGCCGTGCCCACCACGCCGTTCATCTCGCGCACGTGCGAGCCGAGCTTATGGTGCACGCGGTGCTCGTTGCCTTCGTTGAACAGGTAGAGATCTTGCGCGTCCAGCGTCGGCAGAAACGCATACGGATCGAAAAACTGCCGCAACTCCCCGGCCGGCGTGCCCACGCGCAACTGGTAGCGAAACACCTCCTTGCGCTTCGTGATCACGCCTTCGAAGAAACCCTCCTGACCTGTCCGCGTGAGCTCCCACTGCTCGTTCGTCGCCGGATCCACGACCGCACACGTCACCGCATTTTGCACCAACGCGCGCACCAGCACACCGGCTGTTTTCCCCTTTTGGAAAGGGTGCATGCCGACCAGCGTATGCGGATCCGCGTAGCGGGCGTCGAGCAAGGCGCTGAGATCGGCGGGGTTGGTGAGGACTGCCATGCGCTGTGAGTCTGCAGGAGAACGGCGTCACCGTCTAGCCGGGAAACCACCGAAAGCTCAGCCGGTGTTTTTTAACCCGCCGCTGATTCCACTGATGGTCAGCTCCACCACGCGCCTCGCGGCGTCGGCTTCTTCGCCCGCCAGTTTGCCGCCGCGCAAACGCCGGAGCATTTCGACCTGCACATAATTCAGCGGATCGATGTAGGGATTGCGCAGTTCCACCGAGCGCCGCAGGACCGGTTCGTGCCCGAGCAACTGCCGCTCGCCCGTCACCTGCAGAATCGCCCGCTCCGTGCGCGCAAACTCCTCCGCGATCAACCCAAACACCCGCGTGCGCACGCCTTCGTCGGGCACCAGACCCGCATACAGCGCCGCGATCCCCATGTCGGCCTTGCGCAACGTGAGCTGCGCGTTGTCGATCATGGTCGCGAAAAACGGCCACTCCGCGTGCATCGTGCGCAGCAGCCGTCGTCCCGCGGGACCGCGTTGCAACACCGTCTCCAGCGCCGCGCCCAGCCCGAACCAGCCGGGAAAGTTGAAACGGCTCTGCATCCACGAAAACACCCACGGGATCGCGCGCAGGTCGCCCACGCTGTGCGTCGCCTTCCGATACGTCGGCCGCGAGCCGAGCTTCAGGTTCGCGATCTCGTCAATCGGCGTCGCCGCGCGCCAGAACACGAGAAATTCCGGATCGTCATGCACCGCGGCCTTGTAGGCCCGAAAGCCCGCCGCGCTCATCTCGGCCATGGCTGTTTTCCACTCCGCGGGAATCGCCGCCTCTCGTTGCGCCGCATGCGTGCCGAGCAACACGCCATACGTCATCTGCTCGAGGATGCGGTGCGCCAGATCCGGGTCGTGGTAACGCGTGGACAACACCTCTCCTTGCTCCGTCACGCGAATCCCGCCGTCGTGCAAGCCCACCGGTTGCGCGAGAATCGCCTTCGCCGCCGGCCCGCCGCCGCGCGCAATGCTGCCGCCGCGCCCATGGAACAGCGTCACCCGCACACCCTGCTGCCGGCACAACTGCGTGATGGTTTCCTGGGCTTCGTAGAGCGCCCAATTCGCCGTCACATAACCGCAGTCCTTGTTGCTGTCCGAGTAGCCCAGCATCACGTGCTGGTGCTCCGGACGCGGACGGCCGGGCAGTTCGAAATACGCCGCCAGAATTGCGGGCGCGCGTTGCAAATCATCGAGCGTCTCGAAAAGCGGCGCGACGGGCAGCACCGCGCCGGCGAGTCGCTGCAACAGCTCCACTTCCAATAAATCCGACACCTCGTCCGTCATGCTGATGACGTAAATGCCCAGCGCCTCCGAGCCGAAGAGCGCCTGCACCCGCGCCGCCAGCACCAGCGGATCGAGCGCGCTGCGGGTCGCGGGCGAGAGACGGGCGCGTTGGGCCGCCGTCAACGGCTTCGCTTTCGCCAATGCTTTTTGCAGCAACGCGCGTTTTCCGTCTTCCGCGAGGCCCGCGTAGTCGTCGCGTTTCAGCAACTCGCGCACGGCCACTTCGTGCTGCGCGGAGTGCTGGCGCAGATCGAGTCGCGCCGTGTGCAGCCCGAACACGTCCAGCCGCTCCTGCATCGCCTGCAACTCCCCGTCGATCAACACCGCGCCCTTCCCCGCGGCGAGACTAGCGCGAATGACGGCCAGCAGCCGGTCGATGTCGTCCTCCCCGAGAGCATCCTTCCCCGCCGCTGTTTTTTTCTCCAAGGCCGCGCCGTCCTGCACTGCCTCCACCGCACGCGCGAGCTCGCCGCGCAACGCCGTCAGCAACAACCGATACGGCTCATGCGGATACCGACGGCTCAACGCCTCCACATGCGCGCTCGTGGGAATCTTTTCGCGCAACAATTTTCGCAACGCCGGCGAAATCGCGTCGCGCCGATCGCTCACTGTCAGCGTGCGGCCCAGTTCCCGCGCGGACAAGCGGAGCTTTTCGATCGCGAGCCGCCGGTGCAGCGCCAGCACTTCCGCGGTCACGGCCGCGGTGACGTTCGGATTCCCATCGCGATCGCCGCCGATCCACGACCCAAACGTCAGCCAGCGGCGCGGCGCCTGCACATCGGGGAAATGCTCCGCCAACGCGCGTTCCAAATCCGCCTGCAACCGCGGCAGCGTTTCGAACAGCGTCGTGTCAAAATACCACAGCCCCGTGCGCGCCTCGTCGACGACGCCTGGCTGCTCCACCCGGCTGC harbors:
- a CDS encoding energy transducer TonB translates to MKRHFAWPIGIAAALHLALLFGFRSPSRPPSERPVDPPVMELKPAPIFDEPIPVDAENSGGGGKPDVALPHTEEALRPPKPNDIVIPTIPSPPASQAKLIRIPAGTFGPGHGESSGFSDVGGPVMPVALDHAPRTRSQVGPVYPFEARKDGLSGEVLVEFTVDQSGHVHSARVVRSTATLFEAAALKAVAKWQFEPGRVHGRPVAFRLAVPIVFSLEDGR
- the glgB gene encoding 1,4-alpha-glucan branching protein GlgB; this translates as MAVLTNPADLSALLDARYADPHTLVGMHPFQKGKTAGVLVRALVQNAVTCAVVDPATNEQWELTRTGQEGFFEGVITKRKEVFRYQLRVGTPAGELRQFFDPYAFLPTLDAQDLYLFNEGNEHRVHHKLGSHVREMNGVVGTAFAVWAPAAKQVSLLGNFNGWDARYHPMRPLGSSGVWELFVPGLAAGELYKFSVRDQAGRTRMKTDPYGTYFEPAPNNAAIVCDVDRFAWGDDAWLAARRAQAGRLDRPISIYEVHLGSWRRKPEDNNRPLTYRELAVALGDYVTEMGYTHIEVLPVAEYPFSGSWGYQVTGFFAPTHRFGRPEDFAWFVDHLHQRGIGVILDWVPAHFPRDSFALAEFDGTHVYEHADPRQGAHMDWGTLIFNYGRNEVRCFLTASALAWCERYHVDGLRVDAVASMLYLDYSRKAGEWLPNRFGGRENLEAIEFLKTTNDLVRRYHPGVLMIAEESTSFPQVSRPTSEGGLGFDFKWNMGLMHDTLSYFSREPAHRKWHQNDLTFGMLYQYAENFISVYSHDEVVHGKGSMLYKMGAWHIPQKAANLRALYAHVWAYPGKKLLFMGCDFGQSHEWNHDASLDWHLCQFPDHEGIRLLVRDLNRLYRDEAALGQRDLTPQGFRWVSCTDADAQVIAYLRIAEDERTLLLVVGHFSGATRAPYRVGVPRRGFWREVINSNSEYYGGTGLGNGGGRMAEEVGCDGYSQSLELTLPPLSTTIFKWTAE
- a CDS encoding alpha/beta fold hydrolase, whose product is MFYAFVGTGQVGDMPRSTATAYARLLDLAHRASDGETLQALTQVGPPPFKNMKQVASFFERMGKYQPAADAVALNSLKQSLLSPPPDYSLRDDVNRARGFMAVPPWSLYNDLLNTKLTALGPDFDLPVFVIQGADDMVTPVGLTREFFESIHAPRKEMVTIPNAGHFAVWSHADLFLNELVKHVRPLAG
- the ppc gene encoding phosphoenolpyruvate carboxylase, encoding MTKPTARRRSSALHEMSHLSAQVRLLGQTLGEVITRLEGPATFETVETLRKLAKARRAGDESAAVKLAAAVAALPAADAFNQTMAFTLYFELVNLAEENFRVHLLRERRQAWRAGQGEPLRESIASAVAELKAAGVEAGEMQRLLDRVAIELVFTAHPTESKRRTLLEKLRRLGELLRGDALRTDADGVAREIASLWLTDRSRVEQPGVVDEARTGLWYFDTTLFETLPRLQADLERALAEHFPDVQAPRRWLTFGSWIGGDRDGNPNVTAAVTAEVLALHRRLAIEKLRLSARELGRTLTVSDRRDAISPALRKLLREKIPTSAHVEALSRRYPHEPYRLLLTALRGELARAVEAVQDGAALEKKTAAGKDALGEDDIDRLLAVIRASLAAGKGAVLIDGELQAMQERLDVFGLHTARLDLRQHSAQHEVAVRELLKRDDYAGLAEDGKRALLQKALAKAKPLTAAQRARLSPATRSALDPLVLAARVQALFGSEALGIYVISMTDEVSDLLEVELLQRLAGAVLPVAPLFETLDDLQRAPAILAAYFELPGRPRPEHQHVMLGYSDSNKDCGYVTANWALYEAQETITQLCRQQGVRVTLFHGRGGSIARGGGPAAKAILAQPVGLHDGGIRVTEQGEVLSTRYHDPDLAHRILEQMTYGVLLGTHAAQREAAIPAEWKTAMAEMSAAGFRAYKAAVHDDPEFLVFWRAATPIDEIANLKLGSRPTYRKATHSVGDLRAIPWVFSWMQSRFNFPGWFGLGAALETVLQRGPAGRRLLRTMHAEWPFFATMIDNAQLTLRKADMGIAALYAGLVPDEGVRTRVFGLIAEEFARTERAILQVTGERQLLGHEPVLRRSVELRNPYIDPLNYVQVEMLRRLRGGKLAGEEADAARRVVELTISGISGGLKNTG